Proteins found in one Terribacillus sp. DMT04 genomic segment:
- a CDS encoding methyl-accepting chemotaxis protein, with translation MSNKVPFWRRLQVHISLLLIIVLLVNTTISNIIIDLIDMTGIKLGILGIWINNFMNIIVATILISLLIHFLVLKPTKNMIEKIKRFEDGDTEIRLEESKQKNEITVLSTRLNQLFDKVTTFHMQQKEQIDIVDSKSKSISTKVDVITESLLKLNKNQEQVTAYSQQNVGSFEETTSITENMNTAFQAIATELKEVTESFKTMKVKTESGINEIQQSSNTMGNIARKSNQVRDEVLKLVEDTSKIKDVVSFIVEISDQTNLLALNASIEAARAGEHGKGFAVVAQEIRKLAERSVTATSQITDTVEHIRTNVDKIAEQAEDSSIHINSEADNILSINESFRTNIHDIVMNIDYIEKISKKTQEIAVSSSEISSTMEELTVNTEETNHNIMEMNDALQSQLEETKEVQNEVKSLRLSFL, from the coding sequence ATGAGTAATAAAGTACCATTTTGGAGAAGGCTGCAAGTACATATAAGCTTGCTGCTGATTATTGTTTTATTAGTTAACACCACTATTTCTAATATCATTATTGATTTAATTGACATGACAGGTATTAAGCTTGGCATTCTGGGGATATGGATAAATAATTTTATGAATATTATTGTCGCAACAATACTTATTAGCTTACTCATCCATTTTCTCGTTTTAAAACCAACTAAAAATATGATTGAAAAGATAAAAAGATTTGAAGATGGCGATACGGAAATCCGGTTGGAAGAAAGTAAGCAAAAAAATGAAATTACTGTGCTCTCAACTCGCTTAAATCAACTTTTCGATAAGGTCACTACGTTTCATATGCAGCAAAAGGAACAGATTGATATTGTGGATTCTAAATCGAAAAGTATCTCAACAAAGGTTGATGTAATTACAGAGTCTTTACTTAAATTGAATAAAAATCAAGAGCAGGTTACGGCTTACTCTCAGCAAAACGTTGGATCTTTTGAAGAAACAACCTCCATTACGGAGAATATGAATACTGCATTTCAGGCTATAGCTACTGAGTTGAAAGAAGTCACAGAAAGTTTTAAGACGATGAAGGTGAAAACTGAATCAGGAATTAATGAAATACAACAATCTTCTAATACAATGGGAAATATAGCGAGAAAATCCAATCAAGTGAGAGATGAAGTTCTGAAGTTAGTAGAAGATACTTCGAAAATTAAAGATGTTGTTTCATTTATTGTGGAAATATCAGATCAAACAAACCTGCTTGCCCTGAATGCTTCCATCGAAGCAGCTCGTGCCGGTGAACACGGCAAAGGCTTTGCTGTTGTGGCACAAGAGATAAGAAAATTAGCTGAACGGTCTGTCACGGCGACAAGTCAGATTACTGATACAGTGGAACATATACGTACGAACGTTGATAAAATTGCTGAGCAAGCGGAAGATAGCTCTATACATATTAATTCAGAGGCTGACAATATACTTTCAATAAATGAAAGCTTTCGAACAAATATTCATGATATTGTAATGAACATCGATTATATAGAGAAAATCAGTAAAAAAACACAGGAAATTGCCGTTTCAAGTTCGGAAATATCATCAACAATGGAGGAACTGACCGTTAACACAGAAGAAACGAACCACAATATTATGGAGATGAACGACGCATTGCAAAGCCAACTGGAAGAAACGAAAGAAGTTCAAAACGAGGTTAAATCCTTGCGGTTGTCTTTTCTGTAA
- a CDS encoding phosphatase PAP2 family protein — translation MKFFKKTAIILLLAVLAVNSAELPVLAASQQELTKPAKPQGVAGEINTTPPEVGYPLPAVDHGGNANDPILKNIAGTNPFIGILDGFDQVWSMNQPDWRDGTALTVPGANGEVAKYGDGPTVYFDGYKNDETKIVADKKTYANAEIRDPATWQANIRYVEDVTNNRTDEEALAAYYDDQRDKIYSMMEAYGPLANTYVDMVNPVTSVVRSPDDMNVLLEEATAEDQSQGMGQWEGSELSDALDVVHLLRFRNPASSNPSKYFFSSPRPYRMNSNGEVKEVVDENGLSEWETIGSGESKVEELPSGGKKETGEKHHQQYETNVKVIPALEYVKRKAEDGRGKDGAFPSGHTSASYLSTFGFAYATPERYAEFLTRAAQMGENRIVTGMHSPLDVIGARIQSTAMTAYAFNLAENEAVLDKAYKNAGEVFGEVADANGMSLYDYAHTVTEDYTFESAYDEQKWEDHDANKAFYREKLTYGLPQTGEKGLDPVVPKGAEALLETRQPYLTDTQRREVLYTTEIESGYPVIDESNGWGRLDLVTASDGYGAFLSNVTVNMDASKGRFNAQDWWRNDITGSGMLTKQGTGTLTLTGNNSYAGGTLLEGGTLEAASATAFGDGDLYVEDGTVLVTSEKPLHVNGNVTMEDGSLDIAMDNSDTQLHADGQLYLDGGELELDLSNYEIDKAADITLMTADKVNGKFDTVTADGYDVTVTYNDNSAVAHIEPIDSSDPGTEEPETPGNEEGPKDPEDTDEPESPEKQTSVTITPEVIDGEATIQTDSLYQLTDQGELLIDLQEQNDSVKLVFTSEQIEWLKEHQISINIELKNVSLQLAASNFTNESESAAIQFERLADIDQAVSAVYDFTITQGGKELKTFEEKVTLTFSVDSDKVNNQDKVQIFYQNPESEEWEAIGGEWQDGHVTAQTNHLSTYTAFEDGEVLPQPVTEDEETLQQPEQENGKTQHQPETENGKTQQQSEAGDGQKLPNTATNTYQYLLAGLILLVSGTIFLVIRRKKA, via the coding sequence ATGAAATTCTTTAAGAAAACCGCAATCATACTATTACTTGCAGTGCTAGCTGTGAATTCTGCGGAGCTTCCTGTTTTGGCAGCTAGTCAACAGGAATTGACAAAGCCTGCCAAACCTCAAGGGGTAGCAGGAGAAATAAATACAACTCCTCCTGAAGTTGGGTACCCTTTACCAGCAGTAGATCATGGCGGAAATGCTAATGACCCTATACTAAAGAATATAGCTGGGACTAATCCTTTTATAGGTATTTTAGACGGTTTTGATCAGGTTTGGTCGATGAATCAACCGGATTGGCGAGACGGAACTGCTTTAACGGTACCAGGCGCAAACGGTGAGGTTGCGAAGTATGGTGACGGGCCTACCGTTTATTTTGATGGGTATAAAAATGATGAGACAAAGATAGTAGCGGATAAGAAGACATATGCTAATGCAGAAATCAGAGATCCGGCGACTTGGCAAGCTAATATTAGGTATGTAGAAGACGTTACGAACAACAGGACGGACGAAGAGGCTTTAGCGGCTTATTATGATGATCAAAGAGACAAGATATACAGTATGATGGAAGCTTATGGACCGTTAGCTAATACCTATGTAGATATGGTAAATCCGGTGACCAGTGTTGTCAGATCACCAGACGACATGAATGTATTATTGGAAGAAGCCACTGCAGAAGATCAGAGTCAAGGAATGGGGCAATGGGAGGGATCTGAACTATCAGATGCTTTAGACGTAGTTCATTTACTCAGATTTAGGAATCCCGCTTCTTCCAATCCCTCTAAGTACTTTTTCTCCTCTCCAAGGCCTTATAGAATGAATTCAAATGGAGAAGTGAAAGAAGTTGTGGATGAAAATGGTTTATCAGAATGGGAAACAATCGGCAGTGGGGAAAGTAAGGTAGAAGAATTACCTTCAGGTGGTAAAAAGGAAACAGGAGAAAAACATCATCAACAATACGAAACAAATGTAAAAGTAATTCCTGCATTAGAATATGTAAAAAGAAAAGCAGAAGACGGTAGAGGGAAAGATGGAGCCTTTCCAAGCGGGCATACAAGCGCATCTTATTTGTCTACATTCGGATTTGCATACGCAACGCCTGAAAGATATGCTGAATTTTTAACCAGAGCAGCTCAAATGGGAGAAAATAGAATTGTTACTGGTATGCATTCGCCTCTTGATGTTATAGGAGCAAGAATACAATCGACTGCAATGACTGCATACGCATTCAACCTGGCAGAAAACGAAGCGGTATTAGATAAGGCCTATAAAAATGCTGGGGAAGTATTTGGTGAAGTAGCTGATGCAAATGGAATGAGTTTGTACGACTATGCACATACGGTAACGGAGGACTATACGTTTGAAAGTGCATACGATGAACAAAAATGGGAAGATCATGATGCAAATAAAGCATTCTACCGGGAAAAACTTACATACGGATTGCCTCAAACCGGCGAAAAAGGTTTAGACCCTGTAGTTCCTAAAGGCGCTGAAGCTTTATTGGAAACGCGTCAGCCTTATTTGACTGATACACAGCGTCGAGAAGTATTGTATACAACAGAAATTGAATCAGGTTACCCTGTAATAGACGAATCAAATGGTTGGGGAAGACTTGATTTGGTAACAGCTTCTGATGGATACGGTGCGTTTTTAAGCAATGTAACAGTCAATATGGATGCTTCAAAAGGAAGATTTAATGCCCAGGATTGGTGGAGAAATGATATAACTGGCAGTGGTATGCTAACCAAGCAAGGAACAGGAACACTTACACTGACAGGAAATAATAGTTATGCAGGAGGTACACTGCTGGAGGGAGGAACGTTAGAAGCTGCTTCTGCGACTGCCTTTGGTGATGGGGACCTTTATGTAGAAGATGGTACAGTTTTAGTTACAAGTGAAAAGCCTCTACATGTAAATGGTAATGTAACGATGGAAGACGGCAGTCTGGATATCGCAATGGATAATAGCGATACGCAGCTACATGCAGACGGACAGTTATACCTTGATGGCGGAGAGCTGGAACTAGATCTTTCTAATTATGAGATAGACAAGGCTGCGGATATTACGTTAATGACTGCGGACAAGGTGAACGGTAAATTCGATACGGTAACCGCAGATGGTTATGATGTAACAGTCACATATAACGACAACAGTGCTGTAGCACATATCGAACCAATCGATAGTTCTGATCCAGGTACAGAAGAGCCTGAAACACCAGGCAACGAAGAGGGTCCTAAAGATCCAGAAGATACGGATGAACCAGAAAGCCCAGAGAAACAAACGAGTGTTACCATAACACCTGAGGTTATCGATGGCGAGGCAACAATTCAGACAGACTCGCTTTATCAACTAACTGACCAAGGTGAATTATTGATAGATTTACAGGAACAGAATGACTCTGTTAAGCTAGTATTTACTTCAGAGCAAATAGAATGGCTGAAAGAGCATCAGATAAGCATTAACATTGAGTTGAAGAATGTAAGCTTACAACTAGCAGCTTCGAATTTCACTAATGAATCCGAATCTGCAGCTATTCAGTTTGAACGTCTTGCTGATATTGATCAAGCGGTAAGTGCAGTTTATGACTTTACAATCACACAAGGCGGAAAAGAACTAAAAACCTTCGAGGAAAAAGTGACACTGACTTTCTCCGTTGATAGCGACAAGGTAAACAATCAAGACAAGGTACAAATCTTCTATCAAAATCCAGAAAGCGAAGAATGGGAAGCAATTGGCGGAGAGTGGCAAGATGGACACGTGACAGCACAAACCAATCATCTAAGTACCTACACCGCTTTTGAAGATGGAGAAGTACTTCCGCAACCTGTAACAGAAGATGAAGAAACATTACAGCAGCCTGAACAAGAGAACGGAAAAACACAGCATCAACCTGAAACGGAAAACGGGAAAACACAGCAACAATCTGAAGCAGGAGACGGACAGAAACTACCAAACACCGCCACTAATACCTATCAGTACTTGTTAGCTGGGTTGATTCTTCTTGTAAGTGGAACGATTTTCTTAGTTATAAGAAGAAAAAAAGCATAA
- a CDS encoding class I SAM-dependent rRNA methyltransferase has translation MRQLVEVKVKPKSVQNITNGYPLLAKEAVEISGVTMDEGSILRLVDSSGKYLATAYYGLQNKGIGWVLTRKEQEKIDATFFVKKLSAAVARRKNLYETEDTTAFRVFNGEGDGIGGLIIDYYDGFYMVSWYSEGMYSFREAIYQALGEAVEVRGLYEKLRFNTNGQYVEQDDYVSGEKGEFPLIVLENGMKYAVDLNDGAMTGIFLDQRNVRKALRDQYSDGKTVLNTFSYTGAFSVAAALGGAVKTTSVDVAKRSLPKTIEQFAVNEIDYEAQDIKVMDVFDYFRYAARHDLKFDVVVLDPPSFARTKKITFSTAKDYPKLLKDTLKITSDDGVIIASTNNASFNMKKFKTFIDKAFTETNTRYKILEEHQLPEDFTVPNNYPEFNYLKVVFIKVMK, from the coding sequence ATGAGACAGTTAGTAGAAGTAAAAGTAAAACCGAAGTCGGTTCAAAATATAACAAATGGCTATCCGTTACTCGCTAAGGAAGCGGTTGAAATTTCAGGAGTAACAATGGATGAAGGAAGTATTTTACGCTTAGTTGATTCTAGCGGCAAATATCTTGCAACAGCATATTATGGCCTGCAAAATAAAGGGATAGGCTGGGTTTTAACGCGTAAAGAACAGGAAAAGATTGATGCGACGTTTTTTGTTAAGAAACTTAGTGCTGCTGTTGCTAGACGGAAGAATTTATACGAAACAGAAGATACGACTGCTTTCCGTGTATTTAATGGGGAAGGTGACGGTATCGGCGGTTTAATCATTGATTACTATGACGGCTTTTATATGGTGAGCTGGTATAGTGAAGGGATGTATTCCTTCCGTGAAGCTATCTATCAAGCTTTGGGTGAAGCGGTAGAAGTGCGCGGTCTATATGAGAAATTACGATTTAATACAAATGGCCAATACGTGGAACAAGATGATTATGTGTCCGGTGAAAAGGGAGAATTTCCTTTGATTGTTTTGGAAAACGGGATGAAATATGCGGTTGATTTAAATGATGGAGCCATGACAGGTATCTTCTTAGATCAGCGTAATGTGCGGAAGGCATTACGTGACCAATATTCAGATGGAAAAACGGTCCTGAATACATTTTCTTATACAGGTGCGTTTTCCGTAGCAGCTGCTCTTGGTGGTGCGGTGAAGACAACAAGCGTGGACGTAGCAAAACGAAGCCTGCCAAAAACAATCGAGCAATTTGCCGTAAATGAAATTGATTATGAAGCGCAGGATATTAAAGTGATGGATGTATTTGATTACTTCCGATATGCGGCTCGACATGATTTGAAGTTTGATGTTGTCGTATTGGATCCGCCCAGCTTTGCGCGAACAAAGAAGATCACGTTCAGTACAGCCAAGGATTATCCGAAGCTGCTTAAAGATACCTTGAAGATAACAAGTGATGATGGCGTAATTATTGCATCCACAAATAACGCTAGCTTCAACATGAAGAAGTTTAAAACATTTATTGATAAAGCATTTACCGAAACGAATACACGCTACAAAATCTTAGAAGAACACCAGCTGCCAGAAGATTTTACTGTACCAAACAATTACCCCGAATTTAACTATTTAAAAGTCGTATTTATAAAAGTAATGAAGTAG
- a CDS encoding MFS transporter: MNRLRTNKQQRYYTILLILAIIFIAATLRSPLTSVGPLIPFFREELDVSNALIGLVNTLPLIAFGVFSSLVPKISSKFGMELTLLAAMCMLAVGIFIRALSGVPLLLFGTLLLGMAIAFGNVLMPGLIKSTFPYQIGLMTGIYSVSMNIFGALASGIAVPIASVPSFGWRNAMQIWSILSIIAIIILVLRIPAMRASGKKTFVQVEISPSRGIFRSKIAWAVTLFMGLQSFIPYSLFTWLPDILMTKGFDESEAGWLIAIYQVGLMPTTFLAPIIAGRMKSQRLIGCLAGLLFFFGLLGVSLISSSLIIVPLIITGIGAGTAFSVAMMFFVLRTNTVSESSQLSSMAQSVGYLLASLGPLLLGTIAEQTNGWTIPLLILMTAALCIAFLGTIAGKNQKIFVDTENVKSE, encoded by the coding sequence GTGAACAGACTTAGAACAAATAAACAACAACGCTATTATACAATCTTATTAATCTTGGCGATTATCTTCATTGCCGCAACACTGCGTTCACCGCTTACTTCGGTAGGCCCGCTGATTCCTTTCTTCCGTGAAGAACTGGATGTTTCCAATGCGCTAATAGGTTTAGTGAATACACTGCCACTTATTGCATTTGGTGTTTTTTCTTCGTTGGTGCCAAAAATATCGAGTAAATTTGGCATGGAGTTAACGCTGTTAGCTGCGATGTGTATGCTTGCCGTCGGTATTTTTATTCGGGCTTTAAGCGGAGTTCCACTGCTGCTATTTGGCACGTTGCTGCTCGGCATGGCGATAGCTTTTGGTAACGTGCTGATGCCAGGGTTGATTAAGTCAACTTTTCCTTATCAAATTGGGCTGATGACGGGTATTTATTCTGTTTCGATGAATATCTTCGGTGCGCTGGCTTCCGGTATCGCTGTTCCGATAGCTTCTGTGCCCAGCTTCGGCTGGCGAAATGCGATGCAGATCTGGAGTATCCTCTCTATCATTGCCATAATAATATTGGTTCTACGAATTCCAGCAATGCGTGCGTCGGGAAAGAAAACGTTTGTGCAAGTAGAGATCAGCCCATCAAGGGGAATATTTAGATCGAAAATTGCTTGGGCAGTCACTTTATTCATGGGCTTGCAATCCTTTATACCGTACAGCCTGTTCACCTGGCTGCCGGATATTTTAATGACAAAAGGATTTGATGAAAGTGAAGCGGGCTGGCTTATTGCCATCTATCAGGTTGGATTGATGCCAACAACCTTCCTAGCACCTATTATCGCCGGCAGAATGAAGAGTCAGCGGCTGATAGGCTGTTTGGCAGGTCTTTTATTCTTCTTCGGTCTACTAGGAGTCTCGCTTATTTCATCTAGTTTAATTATTGTACCGCTGATTATTACAGGCATTGGCGCAGGAACAGCCTTTAGTGTAGCAATGATGTTCTTTGTACTGCGCACCAATACAGTTTCCGAATCTTCGCAGCTGTCCAGTATGGCCCAATCAGTGGGCTATTTATTAGCTTCGCTGGGGCCACTCCTGCTTGGAACCATTGCTGAGCAGACAAATGGATGGACGATACCACTCCTGATTCTTATGACCGCTGCTCTGTGCATAGCGTTCCTAGGGACAATAGCGGGTAAGAATCAGAAGATCTTTGTGGATACTGAGAATGTTAAAAGCGAATAA
- a CDS encoding methyl-accepting chemotaxis protein, translating into MKIKTKLLGIISILIFSLVLIGGSSLYINSSMVEKNEILKDKMEFQNQIKHVQYRLAGLSNDERGFLVTGDSQFADGMQEKSDDIFSTLDQLETLIHNQAYTQNVDDIRTNFTAFWGMNQEVISQYTSNSEEAEALHFGEERTLRKEVLDPSVNDLVDQLNEDVTDLKNDIHSYGLVSKWFITAVTIISIVLGIILSLLLLRSILVPLRSLNQQLEEIAQGDADLTQTVDVNSKDEFGQLATSFNAFVDSLAGIVKQISSSSQQVAASSEELSASAEQSRATSDQISQSMKEIAATSTNQSTMTEKSNASITEILASLSSVAENTTNIAESSSLMKDKAEIGAASIHTTSEQMALIDQSVREAGNGLASLMKGTTEISHISSFITDISEQTNLLALNAAIEAARAGEHGKGFAVVAEEVRKLADETNTSASHIKQLVSTIEADSKDTELNINNVQQNVASGMNLTLETKQQFDEIVSYVEQVTSQIQEVAAATQQLTAGVDVIQHTISTLDTGTKETANRSGAAAVATAEQLGSMEEISSAAVSLSHLAEELQMVVGRFKY; encoded by the coding sequence GTGAAAATTAAAACAAAACTCTTAGGGATTATCTCCATATTGATATTTTCATTAGTTTTAATTGGAGGTTCCTCTCTTTATATCAATTCTTCTATGGTCGAGAAGAATGAAATCTTAAAGGATAAAATGGAATTTCAGAATCAAATCAAACATGTACAGTACCGATTAGCCGGCTTGTCCAATGATGAGAGAGGGTTTCTCGTCACTGGTGATAGTCAATTTGCTGATGGAATGCAAGAAAAAAGTGACGACATCTTTTCTACTTTGGATCAATTAGAAACACTGATCCACAACCAAGCGTATACGCAAAATGTAGATGATATCCGAACGAATTTCACAGCTTTCTGGGGCATGAATCAGGAAGTTATTTCTCAATATACTTCCAATTCAGAGGAAGCTGAAGCACTTCACTTCGGCGAGGAACGAACCTTACGGAAGGAAGTATTAGATCCATCCGTAAATGACTTAGTCGATCAGTTGAATGAGGATGTAACAGACCTTAAAAATGATATTCATAGCTACGGATTGGTTAGCAAGTGGTTCATCACAGCTGTGACAATCATTTCTATTGTACTAGGAATTATTTTAAGTCTGCTCCTGCTAAGGTCTATCTTAGTACCGCTTAGAAGCTTGAATCAACAGCTGGAAGAGATTGCACAGGGAGATGCAGATCTCACACAAACAGTAGATGTAAACAGTAAAGACGAATTCGGCCAGCTCGCTACTTCGTTTAATGCATTTGTTGACTCTCTTGCAGGTATTGTAAAGCAAATAAGCAGCTCATCTCAGCAAGTGGCAGCTTCTTCAGAAGAATTATCAGCAAGTGCCGAGCAGTCCAGAGCAACTTCTGATCAAATTTCGCAATCTATGAAGGAAATTGCTGCAACGAGTACAAACCAAAGTACAATGACCGAGAAAAGCAATGCATCAATCACGGAAATATTAGCGAGTCTCTCCAGCGTGGCGGAAAATACCACTAACATTGCGGAAAGTTCATCTCTTATGAAAGACAAAGCAGAGATAGGTGCCGCGTCGATACATACAACCTCCGAACAAATGGCATTAATTGACCAGTCCGTTCGCGAAGCTGGCAATGGATTAGCATCATTAATGAAGGGCACAACCGAGATAAGTCACATCTCCTCCTTTATCACAGATATCTCGGAACAAACGAACCTCCTTGCATTAAATGCTGCCATAGAAGCTGCACGAGCAGGAGAACACGGAAAAGGCTTTGCTGTTGTAGCAGAAGAAGTTCGCAAGCTTGCTGATGAAACAAATACATCAGCAAGCCATATCAAGCAACTCGTTTCCACAATCGAAGCAGACTCAAAAGATACGGAACTTAATATCAATAACGTACAGCAAAACGTAGCTTCAGGAATGAATCTAACGCTTGAAACTAAACAGCAATTTGACGAAATAGTAAGCTACGTAGAACAAGTAACCTCTCAAATTCAAGAAGTTGCAGCTGCCACACAACAACTAACGGCAGGCGTTGACGTTATTCAGCATACGATTTCAACTCTGGACACAGGAACGAAGGAAACAGCAAACAGATCCGGCGCAGCCGCAGTAGCAACAGCGGAACAGTTAGGGTCAATGGAGGAAATCTCAAGTGCTGCTGTTTCACTTTCGCATTTGGCGGAAGAATTGCAGATGGTGGTTGGTCGATTTAAGTATTAG
- a CDS encoding aminoglycoside N(3)-acetyltransferase has protein sequence MSEQDMIQNTNTPQTRSSIANDLRNLGLTEGMTVLVHSSMSTLGWVCGGPVAVIQALQDVLTPSGTLIMPAHSANVSDPAEWGNPPVPEAWWQTIREEMPAFDPQITPAFFMGKIVDTFLTFPDVKRSYHPVSSFAAWGKHQDKITGTHSLDYGLGEDSPLASIYDLNGHVLLLGIGYDNNTSMHLGEHRAGHMPVITKSSPVFENGKKIWKTFSDIEYDEERFPAIGEAFEKEHHVSLGKIGDAEARLMSQPAIVDYTASYLQG, from the coding sequence ATGTCTGAACAAGATATGATTCAAAACACAAATACTCCGCAAACGCGCAGTTCCATAGCAAACGATCTGCGAAATCTAGGTTTAACAGAAGGAATGACCGTCTTAGTCCACAGCTCTATGAGCACATTGGGTTGGGTTTGCGGCGGTCCAGTAGCTGTCATACAAGCACTGCAAGATGTCTTAACACCGAGCGGGACACTAATTATGCCTGCTCACAGCGCCAACGTATCGGACCCTGCAGAGTGGGGAAACCCGCCAGTGCCAGAAGCATGGTGGCAAACAATCCGAGAAGAAATGCCAGCATTTGACCCCCAGATAACTCCCGCCTTCTTTATGGGGAAAATTGTTGATACGTTTCTAACCTTCCCTGATGTGAAGCGCAGCTATCATCCTGTTTCCTCCTTCGCAGCCTGGGGGAAGCATCAAGACAAAATCACAGGCACTCATTCTTTAGATTATGGGCTTGGAGAAGACTCTCCGCTGGCAAGCATCTATGATTTAAATGGACACGTTCTGCTGCTCGGAATCGGTTATGACAACAATACTTCCATGCATCTTGGAGAGCATAGAGCTGGACATATGCCAGTTATTACGAAGAGCAGTCCAGTATTTGAGAATGGGAAGAAGATTTGGAAGACATTTTCTGATATAGAATATGATGAAGAACGCTTTCCCGCTATCGGAGAAGCATTCGAGAAAGAACATCATGTAAGCCTTGGTAAGATTGGAGATGCAGAGGCGAGACTGATGTCTCAGCCAGCTATTGTTGATTATACAGCTAGTTATCTTCAAGGATAG
- a CDS encoding low temperature requirement protein A → MFEKKVTWLELFYDLLFVASVAVATHVLFHVEDGHVHTEYLFKFVLIFVPIWWAWVGQTMFVNRFGMDLFHQRLFLIVQMFFALVMTSSLSVDFDPYYLSFLIGYIGLRAVTAIQYFVVQRIEEGARKEAALYLGKYFWVGIVVSLLSLFFDSWLRYVVLYAGILIDIIVPILGRRYLVKVPTNTAHLLERFGLFTIILFGESLVSTLAIIQPTQGDWNSIGFAVISFLLIIAMWWQYFDNVEKKVDKSIQTAGQTIIYGHLFILMSLSAIAASIRIMALDEVDYYFNLYFIFGSVLLYFFSTTFVFHQYRHAHHRLKVYHLGLFLGILGVFFVFNLLVPMPYILIVAEMTIFFIIYAKLTTT, encoded by the coding sequence GTGTTCGAGAAGAAAGTAACATGGTTGGAGCTTTTTTATGATTTACTGTTTGTGGCGTCTGTTGCAGTGGCTACTCATGTATTGTTTCATGTAGAAGATGGCCACGTACATACCGAGTATCTGTTTAAGTTTGTCCTGATATTTGTGCCGATTTGGTGGGCTTGGGTAGGGCAGACGATGTTTGTGAACCGCTTTGGAATGGACTTGTTTCATCAACGGTTATTTTTAATTGTGCAGATGTTCTTTGCTTTAGTTATGACTTCAAGTTTATCCGTTGATTTTGATCCGTATTACCTTTCCTTCTTAATTGGCTATATTGGCTTGCGAGCAGTTACTGCTATCCAATACTTTGTAGTGCAGCGTATAGAAGAAGGAGCCAGGAAAGAAGCTGCTTTGTACCTCGGGAAGTATTTTTGGGTAGGCATTGTCGTTTCATTGCTTTCTCTGTTCTTTGATTCATGGCTGCGCTATGTGGTGCTATACGCAGGTATCTTAATTGATATCATCGTACCTATACTAGGGAGAAGATATCTAGTAAAAGTGCCGACCAATACAGCGCATTTATTGGAACGGTTTGGCTTATTCACTATTATTCTCTTTGGTGAATCACTTGTCAGTACGCTGGCGATTATTCAGCCCACACAAGGAGATTGGAATTCGATTGGATTTGCTGTTATCTCATTCTTGCTGATTATCGCTATGTGGTGGCAGTATTTTGATAATGTAGAGAAAAAAGTAGACAAATCAATCCAAACCGCCGGACAAACGATTATTTATGGTCATCTCTTTATTTTAATGTCTTTGAGTGCAATAGCAGCGTCCATCCGAATTATGGCTTTAGATGAGGTGGACTATTATTTTAACTTATACTTTATCTTCGGTTCTGTTTTACTTTATTTCTTTTCAACTACATTTGTGTTCCATCAATACAGACATGCCCACCATCGATTGAAAGTCTATCATTTAGGACTATTTCTTGGGATTTTAGGTGTGTTCTTTGTCTTTAATTTGCTAGTGCCAATGCCATATATCCTTATCGTAGCGGAAATGACTATATTTTTTATTATCTATGCGAAGCTGACTACAACATAA
- a CDS encoding lipoprotein: protein MKKILLLLASIFLLAGCSFEVREADPEKKDGHSFEWINENEDK from the coding sequence TTGAAGAAGATATTGTTATTGCTAGCCTCTATATTTTTATTAGCTGGATGTTCTTTTGAAGTACGGGAAGCCGACCCAGAAAAAAAAGATGGCCACTCGTTTGAATGGATTAACGAAAATGAGGATAAGTAA